The Xylocopa sonorina isolate GNS202 chromosome 10, iyXylSono1_principal, whole genome shotgun sequence genome contains the following window.
TCTGACGGATAAAAATAATATCTAGCTGACTGGGCTCTCCCACTTGCTTATTTGCAATTAGATAAACTTGAAGCAAAGATCAGTTCAAGGAAATTGTAACAATTCTTCCTTGACTTATATTACTATGTTCATTACAAATACTAATTAGTTATTTTAAAATGTTTCTGATTGAATTGAAAAGCATTTTTCCTTATTACTTGTTACAAACTGATAGTACTTCCCTCGCCTTAATGTTTCTTGATACTGATAATTTATCCATTCCCTTGTTTTTATATCATCACTTACTGGATGATGTACTATTTGTACGTCTATATGCCATAGCTTTTTATAGATTTGAATGAGGGCACCGTAAGGAGAACTGCAAAAAAGAAACAGCATAAACGCACGGCATTGACTCCCCTTCTTAGCGGTTCAGTTTCTGCAGTTTACGTTTGGTTAATAATGGGGCATGTCCACAAGCCATCTTGCGTAAACTTCCATGTTCAGTATCAAACTTTTTGCTCCACTCACAAGTGTTTTCCCGCCTTTAATCACGAAATCGATCTTGTTTCCTTCATTTCTTCATTTTTCCGCTTTTTTTATTTTAGACCATatttcacatttttttttttagaaatcaCATGTTCCTACTAACTTGAAGAaattataaatttgttaattttcTGTACTTTGTCATATCTGCATTTTTATTTCCTTATAAAATATTTCTTTGTACTTTTTTATAAGAAGCATatgtttctcctttttttcaggAACCGTATACGCTTGCAGTGTAGTGGCCATGCTAGCAGTGAGTACTTCAGCATGATCACGCTTTCCTATGCTTCCTACTTTTCACACATCCGGAAGTGATCACCGCAGTTGCGTGATATTACAATTCGTTTCTGGCGAGTCAATCAGCCCGGAGAAATCGCTCGTTATGGAAACAGACTAGATCTTACATATAATCTTGGCGACTAAAATTCATAAATCTCGCGCTTTTCTTTCTGTCCTCTTTTGTTGTCATCGATTTTGTATCACTCTGGTTAAACACTAGAAAAAATTGCAGACTGCGCACTTCGTTTTCTTGCATAAAACCCGCGTAGACGCGGTCGAAGAATATTGATCCTTTCACGAATGGAAAGTAAAGTTAACGGCCATAGTATGAATCATGCCGAATGAGGACGATTGACATgaattatacatatttttttcaaaGTGAAACGAGGAATAAAATAGAACAGAATAAGGCTGTTCCACAAGGGAATATACTATGAAATTGTCAATGCTGTTTAGTCTTAGAGCTTGGAGATATTTTGCACTTGAAGAGAAACATTGACTTCTTCATAATTTCTTGAAATAAAAACGAGAACTATACAAATAACAACAGTTCATTTCTCAATAACAAAGAAATATTACTTTCGTTAGGCACTCCTCTTAACGGCGGAGGCCGGTGACATGATGCGCAAGAGTATAGTTTTCGATAAAAACACCCCGGACGTGTTCTATTGTCCGCAACGGAAGCCAACTGGTTTTGAGAAGATGATAGTGAATGCAAAACCATTGTCGAGGCTTTGTCAATTCGAGGGAAGGCCAATCCCTCCTGATTACAAGAGTGACTGTTACAACGACGTAGACGAGACAGAGTACGCGTGCAAAGAAAAGTACAGAATCATGGTGAGTCATCCTCGAGATCACGGGCCTCGAAATTTCTTTCGCCAAAAGAACCCCACAGTTCCCCACTCCTCCGTATTCAAGGCGAACATTTGGAACGCGCTTACACCAGAGAACGAGGTGTACTCGGGTGCAACGAGATGGAACAGATCGGACGAATAAGACAGAAATGCAATCTTCTGATTGTATCGTTTCAAGGGAGCTTTTATGCGCTTCAGCTGCATTGGCCGCGTTTCATATTAATGCGCGGTTAAACATTCAAATGACGAAGTTTAATCGGAAGTTTCTTATTAAGAAACTAAGTCCAAAGTAATTATATACGTTTGCATATTTAGCCCTTTCTCTAAAAAGTTACCGTTAGCACTTTGAGAGCCACATCATTCATGGATCACTTCGTATAATGTGTTAATATGCAGAATATAAATTTGATCAAGTTTTTTAATTTGAAAGtgtttagaattaaggaattaatTGATATCATTACCTCATTTAGCTTTCGATATCGTTTCTGCTAGGAAAGTTCTATCCTCAATTAAGAATTGCTTGAAAGTATTAGGAGAGACTCAGGAATTCTGTGCTTCAGATACATCTATAATATAAGAGTTTTGTGAATTAGAATTAATACAAGAAAATATAACTTCCTATTAAACCTTGACGGAGCACGCGGAAGAAGTAAGCTAAGCTAAGTTTTACCAGTGATGCACGCATCATCCAACTATCATCAATGTTAACACACCATGTTTCATCACGTGTAACGCGACTGGTGTCGGTTTTGTTTTCTTACAGAAGCGATTCAGAAACAAAGCAGAGGGGGATGAGAACGTCGTGGATGGCACCGTCGAGAAATAGATGAGAAATGAGTGCTGCACGGCCGAGCAACGCGTGCAATATCGCAAAATGATCATGCCGACTCCACCACTAATGCTCAAGCTTGCAATTTTCAGTCCCTTAATTACAAAGCTAtttcattccttaaatttaagccACAAATTAGATAATCGATAGACATATTTAGTAAAATGAATAGTTTAATTGTTTTTAAAATGAGAACTTATTCATCAACTTCCTTATTTAGCATTAACATTCAAAGATATTTTCAGAGCACGCGATAATATTGCTCTTCTTGATTAAAATATTCTCTCtaaatttacttttttttttaaatttttacaTACTACTGTACAAATCTTAAATGTTGAAATACATAAAtcaattttttttacttttttcaaTTATAATTGTATAAGAACCAGATTTCTTTTTAGCTGTGCTCTGTGGTTTCCGAGCTTGGTGGCcggaatttttaattttttattaataataccATTAATAGAACTAACAATGGAATTGGGCGAGTTGATAATTAATTTCCCAGAGATAGCTTGAATGGCTGATACTCAGCTGATAACTGTTTGCACACTAACTTTGCATCGTTTGGTATTGTTTGACTTATTCGTGCTCTTTTCTGAAGTCCAAAAATGACTGTTCTACAATAAGAAATGAATTATACTTGGAGCTAAAAATTAGAAAGTCTTCCAAAATattaataaacataaacaaattcaATTTTTCTACTAGTTTATACTGATAATAGGAAGAAACGTTTTTTTCCCACATAATTGTTCAAAAATTTTTACctgtatttataaataaaatttaactTGTGAATTAACTGAAAACATTTACCAGTTTAAAGTATTGATTCACTCTTGAACTTCATCGATCATTAAGTGAACTTGAAGACTGCCTCAAATGCGTGTACATTGTGGTAggtagcatttcatttataaAGTCTGAGAACATGAAAGAAAGAATTGCATTATATCTATTATCTATTCAACGAGCCTGAATCATTGTTCTTTTCGTATAAATTAGTTTTATGTATGGATCTTTGTTTTAGATGAGACTACATCCGCCAGGAAGTGAAGTCCCGTACAATGGTTCACGTTTGTCGCGATTTCTAACTTTTGATAAGGACATCAATAAGAAGAGGAATCAGATTGAAGATAACAActgataaaataatattttcttttgtGGCTGTTACAGGTGGATTCTTTTATATCGGTTTAATATTTTGTCATATATTTTGATTGCTTCAGCTACTCTCTATAAACAATTGAATTTAAGGACCTTAAGAATGTTTTCCCtagtattttttatttattagtaattttttcttcaattttactAAAAATTTTGTATGTTTAATGATATTATTTGTAAATAATTGGAGTTCCTCTCTGTAACATTTCGGAATGCAAAACATTTGTACGCAAAAAGACAGCACACTCATTATTAATTACAATGTTTAACGTTCCTATTCACTGCACAGTGTACAAAGCTTTTTTAGCATATCCTTGTAATATACTTGTAATATAAATGCACTTGGTTAGAAAATGGAAAAATAAAATTACTTTCAACTttgtaaattattatatataaaataaaattaaaaagtaaGTGCGTTATTAAATTTCATTGTTTTACCAATATCCTTGTTGCTGAGTAGTAGAATGTCTGGAACAAGTTCTGAAATAAAATGCAAGATACATAATGTAATTTATATGATATATTAAACAAACTATGTATTTGGAGTCTTGCAAATAGATTATGTATTCTGCTTTAAACATAAAAAAAAGTAATGTTAAAAGCATTTGTTTTATGTATGTGCATAATAAATTTCTTATTAA
Protein-coding sequences here:
- the LOC143428053 gene encoding uncharacterized protein LOC143428053 isoform X1, with the translated sequence MGTVYACSVVAMLAALLLTAEAGDMMRKSIVFDKNTPDVFYCPQRKPTGFEKMIVNAKPLSRLCQFEGRPIPPDYKSDCYNDVDETEYACKEKYRIMMRLHPPGSEVPYNGSRLSRFLTFDKDINKKRNQIEDNN
- the LOC143428053 gene encoding uncharacterized protein LOC143428053 isoform X2, whose product is MMRKSIVFDKNTPDVFYCPQRKPTGFEKMIVNAKPLSRLCQFEGRPIPPDYKSDCYNDVDETEYACKEKYRIMMRLHPPGSEVPYNGSRLSRFLTFDKDINKKRNQIEDNN